A DNA window from Pseudomonas sp. B21-056 contains the following coding sequences:
- a CDS encoding NAD(P)/FAD-dependent oxidoreductase, with protein sequence MASTATKQHYDVVIVGGAVNGSATAYFLANNPDFTGSVLVIERDWTYAQSATALSSSSIRVQFSNPINIQISRFGAQFIRDFAQLMEVNGEKPDLAFKENGYLFLADQKGFDVLKRLHQTQLDNGADVTLMDTEALIRRFPWVNPDSLAGGTYGEKDEGWFDNYGIMNGFRKKARSMGVEYIENEVVEVLRKGDQISGVTLASGERISCDYLVNTAGTRGPTVAKMAGLQIPVESRRRSLFVFDCHTPLQGVVPLTIDPTGVFFRPEGHLYLGGTYPKVDPEVAFDDFDVLHDEFDEEVWPILAERVPAFEAIKVVNSWAGHYDFCVLDHNAIVGPHNEVRNFLFCNGFSGHGLQQAPAIGRGLSELITYGEYRSLDLSALSYQRVVENRPFLEDSVI encoded by the coding sequence ATGGCTTCGACAGCAACAAAACAACATTACGACGTGGTGATCGTGGGCGGTGCGGTGAACGGCAGTGCCACGGCGTATTTCCTGGCCAATAACCCGGATTTCACCGGGTCGGTGCTGGTCATCGAGCGTGACTGGACCTATGCCCAGTCGGCGACTGCACTTTCGAGCAGCTCGATTCGCGTGCAGTTTTCCAACCCGATCAACATTCAGATCTCCCGGTTTGGCGCCCAGTTCATCCGCGACTTTGCGCAACTGATGGAGGTCAATGGCGAAAAGCCGGATCTGGCCTTCAAGGAAAACGGCTACCTGTTCCTGGCCGACCAGAAAGGTTTCGACGTACTCAAGCGTCTGCACCAGACGCAGCTGGACAACGGCGCCGATGTGACGCTCATGGACACCGAGGCGCTGATCAGGCGTTTCCCCTGGGTCAACCCCGATAGCCTGGCCGGCGGGACCTACGGTGAGAAGGATGAGGGTTGGTTCGACAACTACGGCATCATGAACGGCTTTCGCAAGAAAGCGCGTTCGATGGGGGTCGAGTACATCGAGAACGAAGTGGTCGAGGTTCTGCGCAAGGGCGATCAGATCAGCGGCGTGACCCTGGCCAGTGGCGAGCGCATCAGCTGTGATTACCTGGTCAACACGGCCGGTACCCGCGGGCCCACCGTGGCAAAGATGGCCGGCTTGCAGATCCCGGTCGAGTCGCGTCGGCGCTCACTGTTTGTTTTCGATTGCCATACGCCGCTGCAAGGCGTGGTGCCGTTGACCATCGATCCAACCGGTGTGTTTTTTCGCCCGGAAGGTCATCTGTACCTTGGCGGCACTTATCCCAAAGTCGACCCGGAAGTCGCCTTCGATGACTTCGACGTGCTGCACGACGAGTTTGACGAAGAGGTATGGCCGATCCTCGCCGAGCGTGTTCCCGCGTTTGAGGCGATCAAAGTCGTTAACTCCTGGGCCGGTCATTACGACTTCTGCGTGCTGGATCACAACGCCATCGTCGGCCCCCACAACGAAGTACGCAACTTCCTGTTCTGCAACGGCTTCAGCGGTCACGGCCTGCAGCAGGCGCCGGCTATCGGTCGGGGCTTGAGTGAGCTGATCACCTATGGCGAATACCGCAGCCTGGATTTGAGCGCCCTGTCTTATCAACGCGTAGTTGAAAACCGTCCCTTTTTGGAAGACTCGGTCATCTGA
- a CDS encoding branched-chain amino acid ABC transporter permease yields MDANLNILLQQILNGLVLGSIYALVALGYTMVYGIIGLINFAHGEIVMVGAMVTISVLTMLAGFGFAPGVLTLLLAIMIAAVVCMLMAQGMEKFAYRPLRKAPRLTPLILAIGISIFLQNLAMMIWGRGYKTFPEVVETQPIDVFGATITNIQMSIMIISVVIMFALWLLVDKTRLGKAMRATAQNQEVAGLMGININRVISATFVIGASLGAVAGVMRAVNYGQADAYMGLLLGLKAFSAAVLGGIGNLFGAMAGGILLGLIESLAAGYTGQLTGGFLGANYQDIFAFMVLIMVLLFRPNGLMGERQADRA; encoded by the coding sequence GTGGACGCCAATCTCAATATCTTGTTGCAGCAGATCCTCAATGGTCTGGTGCTCGGCAGCATCTACGCCCTGGTAGCGCTGGGTTACACCATGGTCTACGGCATTATCGGCCTGATCAACTTCGCCCACGGCGAGATCGTGATGGTTGGGGCGATGGTGACGATTTCGGTGCTGACCATGCTTGCAGGGTTCGGATTTGCCCCCGGCGTGCTGACACTCCTGCTCGCAATCATGATTGCGGCAGTCGTGTGCATGTTGATGGCGCAAGGTATGGAAAAATTTGCCTACCGACCGCTGCGCAAAGCTCCTCGCCTGACGCCACTGATCCTGGCGATTGGTATCTCCATTTTTCTGCAGAACCTGGCGATGATGATCTGGGGACGTGGTTACAAGACCTTTCCCGAGGTGGTTGAAACCCAACCGATCGATGTGTTTGGCGCCACCATTACCAATATCCAGATGAGCATCATGATCATCTCGGTGGTCATCATGTTTGCGCTGTGGTTGCTGGTCGACAAGACCCGGCTCGGCAAGGCCATGCGGGCCACCGCGCAGAACCAGGAGGTCGCCGGGCTGATGGGCATCAACATCAACCGGGTGATCTCCGCCACCTTCGTAATCGGCGCATCGTTGGGGGCAGTGGCCGGTGTCATGCGCGCGGTCAACTATGGCCAGGCCGACGCCTACATGGGCCTGTTGCTGGGGCTCAAAGCCTTCTCCGCCGCGGTGCTTGGAGGCATCGGAAATCTTTTCGGCGCGATGGCGGGCGGGATTCTGCTGGGGCTGATCGAGTCCCTCGCCGCAGGTTATACCGGGCAATTGACCGGCGGATTCCTGGGCGCCAACTATCAGGACATTTTTGCCTTCATGGTGTTGATCATGGTCTTGCTTTTCCGGCCCAACGGCCTGATGGGTGAGCGCCAGGCCGACCGCGCATAG
- a CDS encoding branched-chain amino acid ABC transporter substrate-binding protein, producing MRKHNLIFTALAAAMASALSVGIATAADTEQVRIGFAGPLTGPSGHQGLDVEHGVSIAIEEANQQKLKIGDKVAEFKLVSEDDVADPRTGTAVAQRLVDAKVAVVIGHYNSGTSIPASKIYGDAGIPQITPSATNPALTKQGIKSVFRVVNDDATLGRYAGNYLVNKLGAKRIAIFDDRTAYGQGLADEVNKAVKAAGGNVVVREYTNDKATDFNAILTTAKAQQVDAVFFAALDYQAAPMAKQMKNLGIKARFMNIGNLPNDEFKKMAGSAAEGAYAWNYGTPLQEMPKGAAFEQKLKARFGTGVVQSSPAAYDATWAAINAMVKAQSDDPAVYLPVLKSSSYEGVTGTIAFDEAGNLKNAAATIFQFEDGKWKTLAVERE from the coding sequence ATGCGTAAACACAACCTGATCTTCACAGCACTCGCTGCGGCCATGGCTTCAGCGCTCAGTGTCGGGATCGCCACTGCTGCGGACACCGAGCAGGTCCGAATAGGCTTTGCCGGGCCATTGACCGGGCCATCCGGTCACCAGGGGCTGGACGTTGAACATGGCGTGAGCATCGCCATCGAAGAGGCCAATCAGCAAAAACTGAAAATAGGCGACAAGGTGGCCGAGTTCAAGCTGGTCTCCGAAGACGACGTGGCGGACCCACGCACCGGCACTGCGGTAGCCCAGCGCCTGGTGGATGCCAAGGTCGCCGTGGTCATCGGCCACTACAACTCGGGCACCAGTATTCCGGCCTCCAAGATCTATGGCGATGCCGGCATTCCTCAGATCACGCCCTCGGCAACCAACCCTGCGTTGACCAAGCAAGGCATCAAGTCGGTGTTCCGCGTGGTCAATGACGACGCCACGCTGGGTCGCTACGCCGGCAACTACCTGGTCAATAAACTCGGTGCCAAACGCATTGCGATCTTCGATGACCGCACTGCGTATGGCCAAGGCCTGGCGGATGAGGTGAACAAGGCGGTCAAGGCGGCGGGCGGCAATGTCGTGGTACGTGAGTACACCAACGACAAGGCCACCGATTTCAACGCCATCCTGACCACTGCCAAAGCGCAACAAGTGGACGCTGTGTTCTTTGCCGCCCTGGATTATCAGGCGGCGCCGATGGCCAAGCAGATGAAAAACCTGGGCATCAAGGCCAGGTTCATGAACATCGGCAATCTGCCTAACGATGAATTCAAGAAAATGGCGGGCAGCGCGGCTGAAGGTGCGTACGCCTGGAACTACGGCACGCCGTTGCAGGAGATGCCGAAAGGCGCTGCTTTCGAGCAGAAGCTCAAGGCCAGGTTCGGCACGGGCGTGGTGCAATCGTCGCCGGCCGCATACGACGCCACCTGGGCTGCGATCAACGCAATGGTCAAGGCGCAATCGGATGATCCGGCTGTTTACCTGCCCGTCCTGAAAAGCTCCAGCTACGAAGGTGTCACCGGCACCATTGCATTTGACGAGGCCGGCAATCTCAAGAACGCGGCAGCGACGATTTTCCAGTTTGAAGACGGCAAATGGAAAACCCTGGCGGTGGAGCGCGAGTAA
- a CDS encoding thiamine pyrophosphate-binding protein → MTDNNSTATRTGGQVLVDALRINGVERAFCVPGESYLAVLDALHDAQDDIELIVCRQEGGAAYMAEAYGKLTGKPGICFVTRGPGATNASVGVHTAFQDSTPMILFIGQVARDQVEREAFQEIDYRRMFGQMAKWVVEVDDAARLPELLSQAFHRAINGRPGPVVVALPEDMLTDRVSVADAGPSQVIEPAASPASLEQLQSLIGQAQRPLVVLGGGGWSAGAVDDIRSFIEKQNLPVAASFRCQDLFNNTLPNYAGDLGLAAGPELVEAVKHSDLLLVIGARLGEMTTGGYALVDIPVPKQKLIHVHAGIEELGRVYQPTLAINAGMKTFAAQVAALPAVNPQGLAAWTAQLNRGYRANFDCPASPGPVQMSEVIAWLNDRLPHDSIITCGAGNYTGWVHRGYQHRTFRTLLGPTNGSMGYGVPAAVAAKITAPARTVVAFAGDGCFLMNGQELATAANYDARLVVIVVNNGMYGTIRMHQERSYPGRVSGTELHNPDFALLARAYGFHAETVVATEQFADAFERCIASQKPALIEIQVDPEALTPRMSLSQIREKALASR, encoded by the coding sequence ATGACTGACAACAATTCCACGGCAACCCGTACAGGCGGTCAGGTACTGGTTGATGCGCTGCGTATCAACGGCGTCGAGCGGGCTTTCTGCGTGCCGGGTGAGAGTTACCTCGCGGTGCTCGATGCGCTGCACGATGCGCAGGACGATATCGAGTTGATCGTCTGCCGCCAGGAGGGAGGCGCGGCCTATATGGCCGAAGCCTATGGCAAGCTGACCGGTAAGCCGGGGATCTGCTTCGTCACCCGCGGTCCGGGTGCCACGAACGCTTCGGTCGGGGTGCACACTGCGTTCCAGGACTCCACGCCGATGATCCTGTTCATCGGTCAGGTGGCCCGGGATCAGGTGGAGCGCGAAGCGTTCCAGGAGATCGATTATCGCCGCATGTTCGGCCAGATGGCCAAATGGGTGGTGGAAGTGGATGATGCCGCACGCTTGCCCGAACTGCTCAGTCAGGCTTTTCATCGCGCCATCAACGGTCGCCCCGGCCCGGTGGTCGTGGCCTTGCCGGAAGACATGCTGACAGATCGGGTCAGCGTTGCCGATGCCGGCCCTTCACAGGTCATCGAACCGGCCGCTTCGCCTGCTTCGCTTGAGCAACTGCAGAGCCTGATCGGTCAGGCGCAGCGCCCGTTGGTGGTGCTGGGCGGTGGTGGCTGGAGTGCTGGAGCAGTGGACGACATTCGTTCGTTCATCGAAAAACAGAATCTGCCGGTGGCCGCTTCGTTCCGCTGCCAGGATCTGTTCAACAATACGCTGCCCAACTACGCGGGTGACCTGGGGTTGGCTGCCGGGCCTGAACTGGTCGAGGCGGTCAAGCATTCGGACCTGCTGCTGGTGATCGGTGCGCGTCTTGGCGAGATGACCACGGGCGGTTATGCACTGGTGGACATCCCGGTCCCCAAACAAAAACTGATTCACGTGCACGCGGGTATTGAAGAACTCGGACGGGTCTATCAGCCCACCCTGGCAATCAACGCCGGAATGAAAACCTTCGCCGCGCAAGTGGCGGCATTGCCAGCGGTCAATCCCCAAGGGCTGGCAGCCTGGACTGCGCAACTCAATCGTGGCTACCGTGCCAACTTCGACTGCCCGGCATCGCCAGGGCCGGTGCAGATGAGCGAAGTCATCGCCTGGCTCAATGATCGCCTGCCGCACGACAGCATCATCACCTGTGGTGCCGGCAACTACACCGGCTGGGTGCACCGCGGTTATCAGCACCGCACCTTCCGCACCCTGTTGGGTCCAACCAACGGCTCCATGGGGTACGGGGTGCCGGCGGCGGTGGCGGCCAAGATCACCGCGCCTGCGCGTACGGTCGTGGCATTTGCCGGCGATGGCTGCTTCCTCATGAACGGCCAGGAACTGGCCACCGCTGCCAACTATGACGCCCGCCTGGTGGTGATCGTGGTGAACAACGGCATGTACGGCACGATTCGCATGCACCAGGAACGCAGCTACCCAGGTCGCGTTTCTGGAACCGAACTGCACAACCCGGACTTCGCCCTGCTGGCGCGTGCTTATGGCTTCCATGCCGAAACGGTGGTGGCCACCGAACAGTTCGCTGATGCATTCGAGCGCTGTATCGCCTCGCAGAAACCAGCCCTGATCGAGATTCAGGTCGACCCGGAAGCGCTGACCCCTCGCATGAGCTTGAGCCAGATACGCGAAAAAGCCCTCGCTTCGCGCTGA
- a CDS encoding NAD-dependent epimerase/dehydratase family protein: MSKPFKRLLITGAAGRLGKILRAEMAAHAEYLRLTDIADMGEAAPHEELVRCDLASFADVLPLAEDVDAIIHAGGVPLENTFELILNGNIVGTYNIYEAARQKGVKRVIYTSSNHAIGFYDRTETIDASVPHRPDSLYGLSKCFAEDLGRYYWDKFGIESVNIRIGSSFEKPLDRRMLATWLSFSDFAQIVERSLHAPRAGHMIVYGMSANRESLWDNRMASSLGYEPQDSADDYREAVLAEHPPLDPNEPAARFHGGNFAGAGHFEDPK, translated from the coding sequence ATGAGCAAGCCTTTTAAACGATTGTTGATTACCGGGGCTGCGGGCCGCCTGGGCAAGATCCTGCGTGCCGAGATGGCCGCGCATGCCGAATATCTGCGATTGACCGACATCGCCGACATGGGTGAAGCCGCACCTCACGAAGAACTGGTGCGCTGCGATCTGGCCAGTTTTGCCGACGTGCTGCCGTTGGCCGAAGACGTCGATGCGATCATCCATGCCGGTGGGGTTCCGCTTGAGAACACGTTCGAGTTGATCCTCAACGGCAACATCGTCGGGACCTACAACATCTATGAAGCCGCCCGGCAGAAAGGTGTGAAGCGGGTGATCTACACCAGCTCCAATCACGCCATCGGTTTCTACGACCGTACCGAAACCATCGATGCCAGCGTCCCGCATCGACCTGATTCGCTCTACGGCTTGAGCAAATGTTTCGCCGAGGACCTGGGCCGTTATTACTGGGACAAGTTCGGCATCGAGTCCGTCAATATCCGTATCGGCTCATCGTTCGAAAAGCCGCTGGACCGTCGCATGCTGGCGACCTGGCTGTCGTTCTCCGACTTTGCCCAGATCGTCGAGCGATCCCTGCATGCGCCCCGTGCAGGGCACATGATCGTCTACGGCATGTCGGCCAACCGGGAGTCACTCTGGGATAACCGGATGGCTTCGTCCTTGGGCTACGAGCCGCAAGACAGTGCGGACGATTACCGCGAAGCCGTGCTCGCCGAGCATCCGCCGCTGGATCCGAATGAGCCTGCCGCTCGTTTTCATGGCGGCAACTTTGCCGGTGCCGGTCATTTCGAAGATCCGAAGTAA
- a CDS encoding FadR/GntR family transcriptional regulator translates to MDATTGTRRGNLAETVIRELANRIDVGTYGPGEKLPSEQALCKEFNVSRPVIREAVASLRLGGRLIARQGVGVFVVEQDVKRIGYALSTAVDDVRAAAQVLELRLGIETESVARAAERRSPTSMADITQAFDRFNALDGTDLEEEAKADFEFHLAIARATNNPHFTQLLEALGPDIIFDLHLKHGQSTGKSRQAHIKKIGREHGAILSAITMGDINGARTALRKHLEESLSRYQRLVQSGE, encoded by the coding sequence ATGGACGCGACAACAGGTACGCGCAGGGGCAATCTTGCAGAGACGGTCATCCGTGAACTGGCCAATCGCATCGACGTGGGCACCTACGGTCCCGGCGAGAAGCTGCCTTCCGAACAGGCGCTGTGCAAAGAATTCAACGTCAGCCGGCCAGTCATCCGCGAGGCGGTCGCCTCACTGCGCCTGGGTGGGCGGTTGATCGCGCGCCAGGGTGTGGGCGTGTTCGTCGTCGAGCAGGACGTCAAGCGCATCGGCTATGCACTCAGCACCGCCGTCGATGATGTCCGCGCAGCGGCCCAGGTGCTGGAACTTCGCCTGGGCATCGAAACCGAATCCGTTGCCCGAGCCGCCGAACGCCGGAGCCCGACCAGCATGGCGGACATCACCCAGGCATTCGATCGTTTCAATGCGCTGGATGGCACCGATCTTGAAGAAGAGGCCAAGGCCGATTTCGAGTTTCACCTGGCGATCGCCCGCGCCACCAACAACCCTCATTTCACTCAGCTTCTGGAAGCATTGGGGCCGGATATCATCTTTGACCTGCACCTCAAGCACGGGCAATCCACCGGCAAGAGTCGCCAGGCACACATCAAGAAAATCGGCCGGGAACACGGCGCGATTCTTTCGGCGATTACCATGGGCGACATCAACGGTGCCCGCACCGCACTGCGCAAGCACCTTGAAGAAAGCCTTTCGCGCTATCAGCGCCTGGTGCAGAGCGGAGAGTGA
- a CDS encoding ABC transporter permease subunit, protein MKIKNIRAQYALLALAFVALPFVVDAIPFLGPTWVRILGFAMLYVLLALGLNIVIGYAGLLDMGYIGFYAIGAYLYALLSSPHLNMTGLTEGVMNWPLWIIIPLAAVIAAICGVLIGAPVLKLRGDYLAIVTLGFGEIIRIFMNNLDQPVNITNGPQGISGIAPLHVDAGAWSHASGQAPEAIISLQAKWSLFGLQVSPVISYYLFFLAVVILSIILSKRLEVSRIGRAWMALREDEVAAEAMGLNKRNLKLLAFAMGATFGGVSGALFSAYQGFVSPESFTLMESIMVLAMVVLGGMGSIRGVVLGALILSVMPEVFRDLVNWVQPFVLDNVTFISREVLRNVLDASTLRMLVFGLALILVMRFRPEGLWPSNRRRAELHEDESEPMVLPPALDSTVEHLQPVSAEFGLKEVNKV, encoded by the coding sequence ATGAAGATAAAGAATATCCGCGCTCAATATGCACTGCTCGCGCTGGCCTTCGTCGCCTTGCCATTCGTGGTCGACGCCATACCGTTCCTGGGGCCGACCTGGGTACGCATTCTCGGTTTTGCCATGCTCTATGTACTGCTGGCACTGGGGTTGAATATCGTCATCGGCTATGCCGGGCTGCTGGACATGGGCTATATCGGCTTCTATGCCATTGGCGCCTACCTGTATGCGCTGCTCTCATCCCCGCACCTGAACATGACGGGGTTGACGGAGGGGGTCATGAATTGGCCCCTATGGATCATCATTCCGTTGGCCGCCGTCATTGCCGCGATATGCGGTGTACTGATCGGCGCACCGGTGCTCAAGTTGCGCGGTGACTATCTGGCGATCGTCACGCTGGGCTTCGGTGAAATCATCCGCATCTTCATGAACAACCTGGACCAACCGGTAAACATCACCAACGGTCCGCAGGGCATTTCCGGCATTGCCCCATTGCACGTCGATGCCGGCGCCTGGAGTCATGCCAGTGGGCAGGCCCCCGAGGCCATCATCTCCTTGCAGGCCAAATGGAGCCTGTTCGGGTTGCAGGTTTCGCCGGTCATCAGCTACTACCTGTTCTTTCTGGCGGTGGTCATCCTTTCGATCATCTTGTCCAAGCGCCTGGAGGTTTCCCGCATCGGGCGTGCCTGGATGGCGCTGCGCGAAGACGAGGTCGCCGCCGAGGCGATGGGCCTGAACAAACGCAATCTCAAACTCCTGGCATTTGCGATGGGGGCAACCTTCGGTGGGGTGTCAGGTGCGTTGTTTTCCGCGTACCAAGGGTTTGTCAGCCCGGAATCGTTCACCTTGATGGAGTCGATCATGGTCCTGGCGATGGTTGTGCTGGGGGGCATGGGCTCGATCCGCGGTGTGGTACTCGGTGCGCTGATCCTGTCGGTCATGCCCGAGGTCTTCCGCGACCTGGTGAACTGGGTGCAACCATTCGTCCTGGACAACGTGACCTTCATCAGCCGCGAAGTGCTGCGCAATGTCCTCGATGCCTCAACGTTGCGGATGCTGGTGTTCGGCCTCGCGTTGATCCTGGTCATGCGGTTCCGGCCCGAAGGGCTGTGGCCATCGAACCGTCGCCGCGCCGAGCTGCACGAAGATGAAAGCGAGCCAATGGTTCTGCCCCCCGCGCTGGACAGCACCGTAGAGCATCTGCAACCCGTGTCAGCCGAATTCGGACTGAAAGAGGTGAACAAGGTATGA
- a CDS encoding NAD-dependent succinate-semialdehyde dehydrogenase, whose amino-acid sequence MRLADPELLRELCYIDGQWVAADTAGTIDVTNPATGEVIGCVPRMGSGETRRAINAAHAALPAWRALTAKERAARLQAWFREIMNHQQDLAQIMTAEQGKPLAEARGEIAFAAAYVEWYAEEGKRVYGDVIPSPHVDRRLIVTKEPIGVCAAITPWNFPAAMITRKAAPALAAGCTLVLKPASQTPFTALALCVLAERAGIPRGVLSVVTGDSSAIGSELTSSPIVRKLSFTGSTPIGIQLFEQCAATVKKVTLELGGNAPFIVFDDADLDAAVEGAVIAKFRNAGQTCVCANRFFIQDGIYDRFVEKFAARINELVVGDGAQAGTEVGPMIDARALVGVDTLVTEAREGGARVMTGGKRHALGGAFYEPTLLADVTTDMRVAREEIFGPVAPLFRFSTESEVIAQANATEFGLACYLYARDLGRVWRVSEALEYGMVGVNVGVLATEVAPFGGIKSSGLGREGSRYGIEDYVEIKYLCLGLG is encoded by the coding sequence ATGAGACTGGCCGATCCTGAACTGCTGCGTGAACTTTGCTACATCGATGGTCAATGGGTAGCGGCTGACACTGCCGGGACCATTGATGTGACCAACCCCGCCACCGGCGAGGTGATCGGTTGTGTACCGCGAATGGGAAGCGGCGAAACTCGGCGTGCGATCAACGCCGCCCACGCCGCGCTTCCCGCCTGGCGTGCACTCACCGCGAAAGAGCGTGCAGCGCGCCTGCAAGCCTGGTTTCGCGAAATCATGAATCATCAGCAAGACCTCGCGCAGATCATGACCGCCGAGCAGGGCAAGCCACTGGCCGAGGCGCGAGGTGAAATTGCCTTCGCGGCTGCTTATGTGGAGTGGTATGCAGAGGAGGGCAAGCGCGTTTATGGCGATGTGATCCCGTCGCCCCATGTTGATCGGCGGCTTATCGTCACCAAAGAGCCCATAGGCGTCTGTGCCGCGATTACCCCGTGGAATTTCCCCGCGGCAATGATCACCCGCAAGGCCGCGCCAGCGTTGGCGGCCGGCTGTACGCTGGTGCTGAAACCGGCTTCACAGACGCCCTTCACGGCGCTGGCGCTCTGTGTGCTGGCTGAGCGGGCCGGCATTCCCCGTGGTGTGTTGAGTGTGGTCACCGGTGATTCCAGTGCGATCGGCAGCGAACTGACCTCCAGTCCGATCGTGCGCAAGCTGTCGTTCACCGGCTCCACGCCCATTGGCATCCAGCTTTTTGAACAGTGCGCCGCCACGGTCAAGAAAGTCACCCTGGAGCTGGGAGGCAATGCGCCTTTCATCGTCTTTGACGATGCTGACCTTGACGCGGCGGTCGAAGGTGCCGTCATCGCCAAATTCCGCAATGCCGGTCAGACCTGTGTGTGCGCCAACCGCTTCTTCATCCAGGATGGCATCTATGATCGCTTCGTCGAGAAATTTGCCGCTCGAATCAACGAGCTGGTGGTCGGCGATGGCGCGCAGGCGGGCACCGAGGTCGGTCCTATGATCGACGCCAGGGCGTTGGTCGGGGTCGATACATTGGTGACCGAAGCGCGAGAGGGCGGGGCGCGGGTGATGACCGGGGGTAAGCGTCACGCATTGGGTGGTGCCTTCTATGAGCCAACGTTGCTGGCCGACGTCACGACCGATATGCGTGTGGCCCGGGAGGAAATTTTCGGACCCGTGGCGCCACTGTTCCGTTTCAGCACGGAAAGCGAGGTGATCGCTCAGGCCAATGCGACGGAGTTTGGCCTGGCCTGTTACCTCTATGCCCGTGACCTGGGGCGGGTGTGGCGGGTGTCCGAAGCGCTGGAATACGGCATGGTCGGGGTGAACGTGGGCGTGCTGGCTACAGAAGTTGCGCCATTTGGCGGCATTAAATCTTCTGGCCTTGGCCGTGAAGGCTCGCGCTACGGTATCGAGGATTACGTCGAGATCAAATACCTGTGCCTGGGGCTGGGTTGA
- a CDS encoding ABC transporter ATP-binding protein, with protein MSDVLLELRNVSKFFGGLQALHGIDLSIRRGEIRGLLGPNGAGKTTLFNVLTGLYHAEEGKVDFNGKPLRISKPHKVVEAGISRTFQNIRLFHNMTALENVMIGRHVRTKSGVFGAILRTRRCVQEEREIHEAARYWLDYVGIGRFAGELAKNLSYGDQRRLEIARALATEPLLVALDEPAAGMNASETEGLRQLMCKMQGDGKTVLLIEHDVKLVMGLCNHVTVLEFGKKIADGLPAQVQKDPRVIEAYLGTETVA; from the coding sequence ATGAGCGACGTACTGCTGGAACTGCGTAACGTCAGCAAGTTCTTCGGTGGGTTACAGGCGCTGCATGGCATCGACCTGAGTATCCGGCGCGGTGAAATCCGCGGCCTGCTCGGTCCGAACGGTGCGGGCAAGACGACGCTGTTCAACGTGTTGACGGGGCTGTATCACGCCGAGGAAGGCAAGGTCGATTTCAACGGCAAGCCGCTGCGGATCAGCAAGCCTCACAAGGTGGTCGAGGCCGGCATTTCCCGGACCTTTCAGAACATCCGCCTGTTCCACAACATGACGGCGCTGGAGAACGTCATGATCGGCCGTCACGTCCGCACGAAAAGTGGCGTGTTCGGCGCTATCTTGCGCACCCGTCGTTGTGTCCAGGAAGAGCGCGAGATTCATGAGGCGGCGCGCTACTGGCTCGATTACGTCGGTATCGGCCGTTTCGCGGGCGAATTGGCAAAAAACCTTTCATACGGCGACCAGCGTCGACTGGAAATCGCGCGGGCACTGGCAACGGAGCCGCTGCTGGTCGCCCTGGATGAACCGGCGGCCGGCATGAACGCCTCGGAAACCGAAGGCTTGCGTCAGTTGATGTGCAAGATGCAGGGCGACGGCAAGACCGTGTTGCTGATCGAGCATGACGTGAAACTGGTCATGGGACTTTGCAATCACGTGACGGTGCTGGAGTTCGGCAAAAAGATCGCTGACGGCCTGCCTGCGCAGGTTCAGAAGGACCCTCGGGTGATCGAGGCATATTTGGGTACTGAGACGGTAGCTTGA